From the Quercus lobata isolate SW786 chromosome 6, ValleyOak3.0 Primary Assembly, whole genome shotgun sequence genome, one window contains:
- the LOC115949671 gene encoding uncharacterized protein LOC115949671 isoform X2 → MEELRKLEQVQRTLKFMESRAISTSSDPDSNRFLANLILLLVQPCGELDMDNKCTLVSTHMPKISVAFLEEASLLITKESITEAEDERPCQNVVDNSMQLDCENETYSGMLQTNFEGMAMVGLDAMQRANSTLEDFCRSYFMFHGMDVNKPQSLFKHLPVLSFTESFIYQLDSLNEKILHLPTSGASVSERGCKDGHQRLITQFTDTFKSDPFRPLVGLLECLGILIERIRDELKCGEEYWALERKLCHALMSQEKISVEDVIRAIHLKSFDYRILNLLLYQLRGEKVNDLHMEFLSVSEFLVEVSDDLFDYEDDVLENSFNVLRMFVRIYGASRAPIMLARYITEAEQKYESLLKTLDPQLSLNYQKRCEEATKEGGKISGHILGTWSIPPVIVDEELYRSNFQNSK, encoded by the exons atggaagaaCTAAGGAAGCTAGAACAAGTACAGAGAACGCTCAAATTCATGGAGTCTCGTGCTATATCGACCTCTTCCGATCCCGACTCCAATCGCTTCCTCGCCAATCTCATTCTCCTCTTG GTACAACCGTGTGGAGAACTTGACATGGACAACAAGTGCACTTTGGTCTCCACACATATGCCAAAG ATTTCGGTTGCATTTCTGGAGGAAGCTTCGCTCTTGATTACTAAGGAAAGCATAACAGAAGCAGAAGATGAGC GCCCTTGTCAAAATGTTGTTGATAATTCTATGCAGCTTGATTGTGAGAATGAGACGTATTCTGGTATGTTGCAAACTAATTTTGAAGGCATGGCTATGGTTGGTTTGGATGCAATGCAACGAGCAAATTCTACCCTTGAGGATTTT TGCAGATCCTATTTTATGTTTCATGGGATGGATGTAAACAAGCCACAGTCATTATTCAAACATTTACCTGTGCTTTCATTCACAGAAAGTTTTATTTATCAG CTGGATAGTTTGAATGAAAAGATATTGCATCTACCAACCAGTGGAGCCTCTGTTTCAGAAAGAGGATGCAAG GATGGACATCAGAGGTTGATTACTCAGTTCACAGATACATTTAAAAGCGACCCTTTCAGACCACTGGTGGGCCTACTTGAGTGTCTCGGTATTTTGATAGAGAG GATAAGAGATGAATTGAAGTGTGGAGAAGAGTATTGGGCTCTAGAAAGAAAGCTCTGTCATGCACTAATGAGCCAAGAGAAG ATCTCTGTTGAAGATGTGATAAGGGCGATTCACCTAAAATCATTTGATTATCGAATTCTAAATCTTCTTCTATATCAGTTGAGAGGAGAAAAG GTCAATGATTTGCATATGGAATTTCTCTCTGTGTCAGAATTCCTAGTGGAGGTATCTGATGATTT GTTTGACTATGAG GATGATGTACTAGAGAATAGTTTCAATGTTTTGCGCATGTTTGTCAGAATATATGGAGCTTCAAGAGCCCCAATTATGCTG GCAAGATACATTACTGAGGCTGAGCAGAAGTATGAGAGTCTACTGAAAACCTTGGATCCCCAACTATCCTTGAACTACCAGAAAAGATGTGAAGAAGCCACTAAAGAAG GTGGGAAGATATCTGGACATATACTTGGAACGTGGAGCATACCGCCTGTGATTGTAGATGAGGAATTATATCGATCTAACTTCCAAAATTCTAAATGA
- the LOC115949671 gene encoding uncharacterized protein LOC115949671 isoform X1, translating into MEELRKLEQVQRTLKFMESRAISTSSDPDSNRFLANLILLLVQPCGELDMDNKCTLVSTHMPKISVAFLEEASLLITKESITEAEDERNGPCQNVVDNSMQLDCENETYSGMLQTNFEGMAMVGLDAMQRANSTLEDFCRSYFMFHGMDVNKPQSLFKHLPVLSFTESFIYQLDSLNEKILHLPTSGASVSERGCKDGHQRLITQFTDTFKSDPFRPLVGLLECLGILIERIRDELKCGEEYWALERKLCHALMSQEKISVEDVIRAIHLKSFDYRILNLLLYQLRGEKVNDLHMEFLSVSEFLVEVSDDLFDYEDDVLENSFNVLRMFVRIYGASRAPIMLARYITEAEQKYESLLKTLDPQLSLNYQKRCEEATKEGGKISGHILGTWSIPPVIVDEELYRSNFQNSK; encoded by the exons atggaagaaCTAAGGAAGCTAGAACAAGTACAGAGAACGCTCAAATTCATGGAGTCTCGTGCTATATCGACCTCTTCCGATCCCGACTCCAATCGCTTCCTCGCCAATCTCATTCTCCTCTTG GTACAACCGTGTGGAGAACTTGACATGGACAACAAGTGCACTTTGGTCTCCACACATATGCCAAAG ATTTCGGTTGCATTTCTGGAGGAAGCTTCGCTCTTGATTACTAAGGAAAGCATAACAGAAGCAGAAGATGAGCGTAATG GCCCTTGTCAAAATGTTGTTGATAATTCTATGCAGCTTGATTGTGAGAATGAGACGTATTCTGGTATGTTGCAAACTAATTTTGAAGGCATGGCTATGGTTGGTTTGGATGCAATGCAACGAGCAAATTCTACCCTTGAGGATTTT TGCAGATCCTATTTTATGTTTCATGGGATGGATGTAAACAAGCCACAGTCATTATTCAAACATTTACCTGTGCTTTCATTCACAGAAAGTTTTATTTATCAG CTGGATAGTTTGAATGAAAAGATATTGCATCTACCAACCAGTGGAGCCTCTGTTTCAGAAAGAGGATGCAAG GATGGACATCAGAGGTTGATTACTCAGTTCACAGATACATTTAAAAGCGACCCTTTCAGACCACTGGTGGGCCTACTTGAGTGTCTCGGTATTTTGATAGAGAG GATAAGAGATGAATTGAAGTGTGGAGAAGAGTATTGGGCTCTAGAAAGAAAGCTCTGTCATGCACTAATGAGCCAAGAGAAG ATCTCTGTTGAAGATGTGATAAGGGCGATTCACCTAAAATCATTTGATTATCGAATTCTAAATCTTCTTCTATATCAGTTGAGAGGAGAAAAG GTCAATGATTTGCATATGGAATTTCTCTCTGTGTCAGAATTCCTAGTGGAGGTATCTGATGATTT GTTTGACTATGAG GATGATGTACTAGAGAATAGTTTCAATGTTTTGCGCATGTTTGTCAGAATATATGGAGCTTCAAGAGCCCCAATTATGCTG GCAAGATACATTACTGAGGCTGAGCAGAAGTATGAGAGTCTACTGAAAACCTTGGATCCCCAACTATCCTTGAACTACCAGAAAAGATGTGAAGAAGCCACTAAAGAAG GTGGGAAGATATCTGGACATATACTTGGAACGTGGAGCATACCGCCTGTGATTGTAGATGAGGAATTATATCGATCTAACTTCCAAAATTCTAAATGA
- the LOC115949671 gene encoding uncharacterized protein LOC115949671 isoform X3, which produces MLNCFPCPCQNVVDNSMQLDCENETYSGMLQTNFEGMAMVGLDAMQRANSTLEDFCRSYFMFHGMDVNKPQSLFKHLPVLSFTESFIYQLDSLNEKILHLPTSGASVSERGCKDGHQRLITQFTDTFKSDPFRPLVGLLECLGILIERIRDELKCGEEYWALERKLCHALMSQEKISVEDVIRAIHLKSFDYRILNLLLYQLRGEKVNDLHMEFLSVSEFLVEVSDDLFDYEDDVLENSFNVLRMFVRIYGASRAPIMLARYITEAEQKYESLLKTLDPQLSLNYQKRCEEATKEGGKISGHILGTWSIPPVIVDEELYRSNFQNSK; this is translated from the exons ATGCTTAATTGCTTTCCAT GCCCTTGTCAAAATGTTGTTGATAATTCTATGCAGCTTGATTGTGAGAATGAGACGTATTCTGGTATGTTGCAAACTAATTTTGAAGGCATGGCTATGGTTGGTTTGGATGCAATGCAACGAGCAAATTCTACCCTTGAGGATTTT TGCAGATCCTATTTTATGTTTCATGGGATGGATGTAAACAAGCCACAGTCATTATTCAAACATTTACCTGTGCTTTCATTCACAGAAAGTTTTATTTATCAG CTGGATAGTTTGAATGAAAAGATATTGCATCTACCAACCAGTGGAGCCTCTGTTTCAGAAAGAGGATGCAAG GATGGACATCAGAGGTTGATTACTCAGTTCACAGATACATTTAAAAGCGACCCTTTCAGACCACTGGTGGGCCTACTTGAGTGTCTCGGTATTTTGATAGAGAG GATAAGAGATGAATTGAAGTGTGGAGAAGAGTATTGGGCTCTAGAAAGAAAGCTCTGTCATGCACTAATGAGCCAAGAGAAG ATCTCTGTTGAAGATGTGATAAGGGCGATTCACCTAAAATCATTTGATTATCGAATTCTAAATCTTCTTCTATATCAGTTGAGAGGAGAAAAG GTCAATGATTTGCATATGGAATTTCTCTCTGTGTCAGAATTCCTAGTGGAGGTATCTGATGATTT GTTTGACTATGAG GATGATGTACTAGAGAATAGTTTCAATGTTTTGCGCATGTTTGTCAGAATATATGGAGCTTCAAGAGCCCCAATTATGCTG GCAAGATACATTACTGAGGCTGAGCAGAAGTATGAGAGTCTACTGAAAACCTTGGATCCCCAACTATCCTTGAACTACCAGAAAAGATGTGAAGAAGCCACTAAAGAAG GTGGGAAGATATCTGGACATATACTTGGAACGTGGAGCATACCGCCTGTGATTGTAGATGAGGAATTATATCGATCTAACTTCCAAAATTCTAAATGA